A window from Sus scrofa isolate TJ Tabasco breed Duroc chromosome 2, Sscrofa11.1, whole genome shotgun sequence encodes these proteins:
- the CDO1 gene encoding cysteine dioxygenase type 1 yields the protein MEQTEVLKPRTLADLIRILHQLFASEEVNVEEVQAVMEAYESDPAEWAMYAKFDQYRYTRNLVDQGNGKFNLMILCWGEGHGSSIHDHTDSHCFLKMLQGNLKETLFAWPDKKSNEMIKKSERILRENQCAYINDSIGLHRVENMSHTEPAVSLHLYSPPFDTCHAFDQRTGHKNKVTMTFHSKFGIRTPLATSGSLENN from the exons ATGGAGCAAACCGAGGTGCTCAAGCCACGCACCCTGGCGGATCTGATCCGCATACTGCACCAGCTCTTCGCCAGCGAAGAGGTCAACGTGGAGGAGGTGCAGGCAGTCATGGAAGCCTATGAGAGCGACCCCGCGGAGTGGGCCATGTACGCCAAGTTCGACCAGTACAG gTACACCCGAAATCTTGTGgatcaaggaaatggaaaatttaatcTAATGATTCTATGTTGGGGTGAAGGACATGGCAG CAGTATCCATGATCACACCGACTCCCACTGCTTTCTGAAGATGCTGCAAGGAAATCTAAAGGAGACATTATTTGCCTGGCCTGACAAAAAATCCAACGAGATGATCAAGAAGTCTGAAAGAATCTTGAGGGAAAACCAGTGTGCCTACATCAACG ATTCCATTGGCTTACATCGAGTAGAGAATATGAGTCACACAGAACCTGCTGTGAGCCTTCACTTGTACAGTCCACCCTTCGATACGTGCCATGCCTTTGATCAAAGAACAGGACATAAAAACAAAGTCACCATGACATTCCATAGCAAATTTGGAATCAGGACTCCACTT